The Symphalangus syndactylus isolate Jambi chromosome 1, NHGRI_mSymSyn1-v2.1_pri, whole genome shotgun sequence DNA segment TGAcaagtgtggtgtggtggtggatggTGTTGGGTGGTGGACAGTGACTGTGATAGGGTGCAGAGCAAAGATGGGGTGAGGAGGGGATGGGGTCCTTGGAGCACGCAGCAGGGAAGCTAATCTGGGCCCGGATGATGAGAGGAGGCCTCTGTGCTCAGAGACTCTGAGCTGGGATCAGAAGGCAGGCAAAGGCTGAGGATGAAAACTGTCCAGGCAGGGGAAAAGGCCTGAGGCTGTGTGGGAAGGAGGGACAGCTCTCAGAGAGTTCAAGCATGTCCCACCTgcacttcccctctccctcctgaAACCAGCTCATCCCCAGGGACAGACCTTTTCCGGCAGCCTCTTTCCCACTCCCCAACCCTGCCCCTCAGGGAGACCCTAGTGAGCTGGACACCTCTCCTGGGAGCTGCAGGTGAGGGAAGGCCTGAACCCTAAAGGCAAGAAAGACCACATTTCTAAAGAGGAATAATGATTCCAAGGCCTTGGAATCACCCAGGGCACCAGGTTCCTGCCAAGAAAGACCCTCTCCCTTGAGGGAAGCCTACAGCTGCCAGGCAAGGCCCCGGACAGGGACAGCTCTGGTCTCCTGCCATATGACCACAGGCGAGTTCCTGCACTGCTCTGGGCCTTGTAAGTCTGGGATTGAGGGTTCTTCCCCACAGTGAGAATCAAGACTTAGGGCCTTTCCTCCAACCTCCTCCAACCTGCCCAGTGGGGGCCCAGGGTCCTGCTGGCACCTCAGGGGCTGGTTAATTTTCCTGCCAACCCTTTGCTTCCACCATCACTCCCTCTCCACATGCTCCCCCTTCTCCTGCACTCATCCAAATCTGCCTCTCTTTACCTCCCTGTTAGAGGACGCCCTCTCCTCCTGCTACGGGAGCTTTTCACACATTCTCACAGATCTCTCCTCCAGGGCGTATGCCCCACTAGAGGAGTctaaagggagagagacaggagtCATTGCAGGCTAATGTGAGGGATGGCGGGACCCCTTTCCTCTCTCTAGGGTAGTTCTTCCTCATGTGTGGGtagtgggggctggggaggctcagagaaggctCCCATTTCAGTTGTTCCCTTGCTAGTGAGAGCAATGGCCCATTCCTCACCAGGCACTCAGAAGCGAGTATGCTTCAGCACCGTGGGACACGCGCCCAGTCTCACTTGAGGACGGCATGAGCCTCTTGTTGATGTGACTCTGGCCTGCCCCTCAGGGATGTCACCCTGACTTATTGGACACCTTCTTGAGCTACCATGTACCCGTCTGGGGAGGGAACACCAAGACCAGTCTCTTCCCTAGAGAAAGGGGGGTCTGTGTTCATCCTGTGGTAGGCCTGGGGGAGCACCCAGACCGGCATCCAGCCCCATGGTGGAGCAGAGGGGAGAGGTAGCCAGGCCTGAGTGGAGGATGGAGGTTCCACTGTTGTCACTCCGGCTCCAGGCAGGCTAGTACTCAGGAGGCCCTCAGCAAGGCTTGCTGAGTGAATGGTGCACTGCTCAGCAGCTCACCCTCCCCTGGGAGTTTGCTCAGACCTCTTTTTTGAGTGCTGCCTCCATCCCTGACAAGCAGCATCCAGCCTGCCAGCCGAGAGGCCTGGCCTCAGATCATGTCCTCCCAGCTGGATGGATTCATAGACGGCTTGGGCTCTGTCCACACTAGCACTCTCCTACACTGGGGGAACCGAGGCCCAGAGGGAAGAACCATACTAAGGTCACACGACACACCTGCAAGTGGCAGGACAGAATCTGGGTCTTGGCCTCTCGGGCCCTGGAAGCTCTTTCCACGGGCCCTGGAAGCTCTTTCCACGGGCCCAGGACCCCCAGGACAACCTTGGGCGGAGAGTTGCTTCTCCTTTCACACTCTGAGAGTGTGACTGTGGGAGAGACCCCTGCTCCTTTGGGACACAgccctgtggcccaggatgaAACCCTTCAGAAAGACTATCGCTCGCTTGAAAGACGGGCGGGGACTGCTCCTGAGTCACCCCTTTTCGTGCCTTCTGGTCAGAGGTTAGCGGAAAGCTCAAATCCTCGGGTTTCCAGAGGCCGTCCCTCAAGCATCACCGCTCCCCCAGTCAGGGATGGGGGCAAGGTGTCTCAGAGCCGACCAGCCTCGGGCGGAGTCGGGGGGTTAAGCCCCAAGGAGGGGCACCCCGCCAGGCAAAAGAATGGACCAGACAGACGGCAGGATCCAGCCTTGAGCTGCTACCCAGGCTCCGTAGGGAAAGCACTGCAGGTCCTGCGCAAGCGCGCCGCCTGCGTCTAGCCGCTTTGTTCTAGCGCTACCTGCGGGTCCATTCACCTCCGCTGCCCCGCCTGCCTGCAAATCGACACACAGGGCTGGCGGAGGCCCCGCCCACTTCCCCGAGCTGGGTGGAAACCGCGGCGGGCCCCGCCTCCCTCCGCCACCGCCTCTTTCGGCCAGGATTGGCCATCTGCATGGCAGGCGCCCGCCTACCGCGGAAGTTGATTGGTCCGTTCAGAgggaggcaggggaaggaaagCTGATTATAAAGGAGCATTCCCCTCCCACCGGCCCCGTGGAAAAAGTCACGTGGCGCTTCACTGGGCGCCTGTCACCACCCCGCTTGTAAAGCTTTCTTAAGGGGCTGGCGTTCCCTTCCCAGAGCTGGTCTTTTCCAGGATTTCTCCACCCCTGCCCACGGAAGGTGGCACGGCCCTGAGTCTTCCTACCCTGCCAGTTGCCCAGGTTCTGATTTCCCATCAGGCCTGCTGGCGTGAGACGTTCCGCCTCAGGTCTGGAGCCTGTGACCGTCAGGGGAACGATGAGGTCCCCTGAAACGGTGAccgcctagcacagtgcctggcacgtagtaggcGTTCAATTcccatttgttgaatgaactggaTGACAGAAAAAATGAATGGGATGACAGGCGGAAAGAGGAGAGGTTGCTCAGCTTGACCACCCCCCCACCACGCCCCGTCCCAGGAAAACTATGCTCTTGTGAATGTGGGGTGGGGATGCCAGGCATAGGACGCCCCCAGGTCCTCTCTTCCCGTAGTGTCCAGAAGAGCTTGGGAACACACGCAGAGTGAACCCGTGAGGGCGTCTGGGCCGGGGCCCCTAGGCGGATCGTAGTCAGCTCCGGGCTAGTCCAGGGGGCTACGGTGCGGAGGCAGTAGGGGAGGGCCCCGCCGCTGGTCTCCCGGGCTCGGGTCGCGAGCGCGCCCGCGTACCCCGTGGGGAGGGGCGGTGGAGGCGCTGCGCCTTTAAGCCCGGGGGCCGGCCCCCGCGGCCCCGCCTCCCGGAGAACGCCTCGGCGCGCGGCCGCCGGAGCCGCTGTTTAATTGGGGCTGTCAGGCCGCGGTGCGCGCGGAGGGCCGGGCGGGCGGGACGGAGGCCGGGAGGCCGGGGCGGCGGGCGCGCAGCTCGGCGGGAGGCGGGCGCCCGGAGACGCGGCTGGGGCCCGCGCGGCCGGGGCGCCGTCCCAGAGCAGGGctgcccggccccggccccgggcCGCCCGCGCTCCCCATGAAAAACCAGCTCCGCGGCCCCCCAGCGCGGGCGCACATGTCGACTTcgggggcggcggcggctggGGGCACCCGGGCGGGGTCCGAGCCCGGTGCGGGATCGGGGTCTGGCGCAGGCACTGGGGCGGGCGCGGCGACGGGGGCAGGGGCCATGCCCTGCAAGAGCGCCGAgtggctgcaggaggagctggagGCGCGCGGCGGCGCGTCCCTGCTGCTGCTCGACTGCCGGCCGCACGAGCTCTTCGAGTCGTCGCACATCGAGACGGCCATCAACCTGGCCATCCCGGGCCTCATGTTGCGCCGCCTGCGCAAGGGCAACCTGCCCATCCGCTCCATCATCCCCAACCACGCCGACAAGGAGCGCTTCGCCACGCGCTGCAAGGCGGCCACCGTGCTGCTCTACGACGAGGCCACGGCCGAGTGGCAGCCTGAGCCCGGCGCTCCCGCCTCCGTGCTCGGCCTGCTCCTACAGAAGCTGCGCGACGACGGCTGCCAGGCCTACTACCTCCAAGGTGAGGGCAGCACGGAGACGCCTTACGGGATCGGGGCTCCCCGCGACTCCCTGACGCCCCCCTCGGAGGCGCTTTCCTCTCCACGCGCTCGGCCTGCCCCTCTGGGCGCCACGTCGTCCCCGGCCCGCATCCGCCCTCCTGGAGCCGGGTCCCCACTGTGTGGTTTGGCAGGCGCGGTGCTCCCTCTGCGCCCCCTTTCTCGGCACGATTCGAGTGGGTGGAACAAACTTTCCCCTGCCTgaggtttcctttttttcctgttgatGGGGCGACAGTAGTGCCTAGGCTCCATTGGAGCCCCTCAGAGGTGGAAGGCGCCGTCTCCCAGAACCCTAAAAGCGGCAGGGCGCCCAGGTCCAGCCTGGAATTCGTGTTTCTGGAAGGCCAGGATCAGGAAGGGCACCTTTCATAGCACCATCCTCATCTCCAGCGCATGGAGACCGTTTGGGTTGGGGTCTCCTGGATCCGGATATTGCTCCTTCCACCGGAGAATTGCCGCCTCTAGGAGGCGCTTGGGGCAGGGTATGGGCAGGGTCCATTGCTCTGGCCCGGGTCTCTCGGGACCCCCAGGTCCCTAGCCTGCTGCCCCGGACCTTGCAGAAGGGAGAGGCAGCACCGGGGGGCGAGTGGCTGAGGCCGGTGTTTCCAATTAACATTCCAAAATGGCCTCTTGCTGGCAGCGGGGCGGGCGTGCGGGCGGGAGGTGGGGGAGGCCTGCGGCACCCTCGGGCGCAGGGCCCATGCCTCGCTGCAAGGGGCTCCCCATTTCTCCTGTCCCTGTATCGCCCCAGTGGCCCTCCCCCGCTGCAGGTCCAAGGGTGGGGGGGGGCTTGTGTTCTAAGGGAGGGTTCTAGAGAAGTGGAGCCAGGTCCCCCTTCAAAACCCTGCCCCTGCTGGGGGGAAGGGGCCAGCCAGTACCTTCCCACTACCCTCCCCAGCTCTAGTTTCGGGGCTGGGCAACCACTAGACTCCCATTCAGGAAGCCAAGGACCTCTCTGCCTCTGAGCCAGATGTGGCTCTGGCACCTGTGGTCTCATCTATAAGAGGAGTTTGCCAACCCAGAGGTGCTGGCTAAGATGGGGTTGTCTGCTTTTCTTTACCACTTAGCTGTTACTGAACACCCATGGGTGCTAGGTGTGCGTGGGAGCTGCAGAAGAGGAATTAGCTGGGGCCTGTCCTCAAGTGCCCTAAAGCTGGTGGCATGGCTGGGGGCCCTGAAGTGTTATGGGTACCAGTTTGGAGTCTAGGCATATCACTTCACCtcctggggcctcagtttccttatctgtgaagtgGTCATGGTTTAGATGGAGAGAACACAAGAGAGGGCACACGTGTAACACGCTTGGCATGGCCCATGCTGACCGTCGGTGGTGTGGTGTTTGGCGTGGGGAGTCCTGGCCATCTCTGGTCTTGTGCAGCCCATCTGGGCTCTCGCCAGCCTCTCACCCAGGCCCCGTCTCACCCCGGACACAGGTGGTTTCAACAAGTTTCAGACAGAGTACTCTGAGCACTGCGAGACCAACGTGGACAGCTCTTCCTCGCCGAGCAGCTCGCCACCCACCTCAGTGCTGGGCCTGGGGGGCCTGCGCATCAGCTCTGACTGCTCCGACGGCGAGTCGGACCGAGAGCTGCCCAGCAGTGCCACCGAGTCGGACGGCAGCCCTGTGCCATCCAGCCAACCAGCCTTCCCTGTCCAGATCCTGCCCTACCTCTACCTCGGCTGCGCCAAGGACTCCACCAACCTGGACGTGCTCGGCAAGTACGGCATCAAGTATATCCTCAATGTCACACCCAACCTGCCCAACGCCTTCGAGCACGGCGGCGAGTTCACCTACAAGCAGATCCCCATCTCTGACCACTGGAGCCAGAACCTCTCCCAGTTCTTCCCTGAGGCCATCAGCTTCATTGGTAGGTGCTGTGTGCTGGGCAGGGGGGTGTGTGCGCGTCAAGGTGTATGCAGGACTCTGGGTGGCGCCCCCGCCTGACTGGGTACCTCTGGGCCTGTTGAGACCTGTGTGTGCCCTGCGTGTGCCAGCATGTGCCCGTGGGTGTACCTATGCCTACTGTGAGTCACCGAGTCCCTTGGGCCCCTCTACCTGTTGGGGCCTGAGCAGTCTCCTGAGTCCTGAGCTCCCCCTAGCTGGCAGCACCTCATGGGCTCTCTGCTGTCCAGCTTGTGTTTTCCTGGCTTAGATGTTGTTTCAGGCTTAGCAAGCTGAAACATCACAGCGCACAGACCTCCCACTGGTCTCACTTGCTCCACATCACGCCTCAGCACACGTGTCTCTCCAGGATGGGGTTGTCATAATGCCTCTTTGGGCTTTAATGTGGACCTAAGATGGGCTGAAAGGTAGCCCTGGAGCCAGAGGCACACCCCAAACAGGCAGCTGTTGAAATGTGGTGACTGCTAGCTCAGTCAAGCTCCAGATGCTCTCTGCAGCCTGTAGGACTTGCTTGGAGTGTAGGGAGGAGTGTAAGAGAAGGTGGAGGAGTGTAAGAGAAGGTGGAGGAGTGGAGAAAGGCCTTCCCCAGAGCAGTGTGTCCTGCTGTCTGGCTTAGTGCCCTCTGAGTCCCTGTATCCCCAGCCTCAGCAGACTCGGGTCCCCGCTGCTTTCTCCTTGGCCAGCTGGATGCTGAGACCACAGGTCATCTCCCCTGGCCCAGGGTGCAAGGAAGGGGCACGGGGGCTCAGGATGAATGTAAATGCTCTGTCTCTGAGCCTGGTAACCCAATGTTTTTGCCCAGCCTCCAGTGGCAAGGTGTGGGGGTGGCCTGGGCTGTCTTTTCCCGATGGCAGCTGTGTCCAGTGGAGGGCGTTTTGGTGTCGGCTGGGCTGGGCTAGCTTTAACAACAGGAAGTGGGAGGCTTCCCCGCCTCATCCGCTTACTGGGAACCAAAAGTAGGTGCCTggctgggaggaaggaaggaagctgagGCCTGGGGGAGGGGCTGCAACTGGGGCTGCCTGGAGCTTCTcagccctgccccccaccccctgggcCAAGAGGGCTAGGGGTGCTGCCTCAGCATTTGAACTCCCCCAACGAGGGAGTGGAATAGAGAGAGGGAAGCAGGCTTCGCCAGGCTGGGCCTGGCTAGTGGGTACCTTTATCCTTCCTGAAAGCCCCTCCCCATATGGGTAGGGGGACCTTTTTCCTCATTTGACAAGTGAAGGAATTGAGGCCCAGGCATCCCTTAGGAGTCAGTGGGACAGGATCAGTCACCAGCTACACCCTGAAAAGGCCAAAAATAAAGCCAGCAGAAACAGACTCTCTTTGGATCACCTGGAAGTGGGTTTGGAGGCCAGGCATTCCTCACATCCTGGTGTCACCACTGGAGGCTGGTCCCAGCAcccccttctcccacccccaaTCTCGAGGTCAGACCACACAGCTCCACATGAAGCCACAATGTCTGTCTCCTCGCCAGATGATCCTGCCTCAGTGCCTTAGCCATGGGGCCCCCTGTCAGTCCCTGAGTCTGGAggaagcacctactgtatgcttAATCCTTGGTTGGGCGGGGATGGGAGAGGAAGCTCTGTCAGGACAAAGGCAACGAAGAACAGTGGGTGAACCCGTGTGTCATCTTGTAGGAAGGCATTGATTGAGTGCTAGCTGTGTGCCTGGCTCCTGGAGGGTTCAGAGTCAGGGTGGTGGGGACATCTAGGACCCCATGGCTGCCTCTTGTGAATCTATGTCCCTGGCACAGCTGTGGCACACAGGCCAGCTGCCCCAGGGTCCAGGAGAGATTACAGGACTGAGTTGTTCAGTAGCTCAGccagtatttattgagcttctatGTGTCACAGAGGAGTCTGAGGGTGGCACTGGGGGAAGCTGGGAGGGTTGGAGGGGAAAGGGGATGGGAAGGTTGGCCACATCCAGTTGGCTGTGGTAGGAGATATCACTGACACATGGGCCTGCTGCGGAAAGTCTAGCAagtggcaggggtggggcccaTTTAAGCACACCTCACTTATGAAGCCCCATCACAAGTGATAGTGTGGCCATCATCCCAGTCCCTGTGTCTTAGGAGCTGGAGTTAAGGCCTTGGGGACTAACTGGGCAGAGGGCAGAGCAAAGTGCAGGGCCAGGCCACCTATTTCCTTCCAGAGGAGCCTCCCTCAGGCCACTTTCCTGGGAGACTCTCAGGGACAACCC contains these protein-coding regions:
- the DUSP7 gene encoding dual specificity protein phosphatase 7 isoform X2, encoding MKNQLRGPPARAHMSTSGAAAAGGTRAGSEPGAGSGSGAGTGAGAATGAGAMPCKSAEWLQEELEARGGASLLLLDCRPHELFESSHIETAINLAIPGLMLRRLRKGNLPIRSIIPNHADKERFATRCKAATVLLYDEATAEWQPEPGAPASVLGLLLQKLRDDGCQAYYLQDEARSKKCGVLVHCLAGISRSVTVTVAYLMQKMNLSLNDAYDFVKRKKSNISPNFNFMGQLLDFERTLGLSSPCDNHAPSEQLYFSTPTNHNLFPLNTLEST
- the DUSP7 gene encoding dual specificity protein phosphatase 7 isoform X1, producing the protein MKNQLRGPPARAHMSTSGAAAAGGTRAGSEPGAGSGSGAGTGAGAATGAGAMPCKSAEWLQEELEARGGASLLLLDCRPHELFESSHIETAINLAIPGLMLRRLRKGNLPIRSIIPNHADKERFATRCKAATVLLYDEATAEWQPEPGAPASVLGLLLQKLRDDGCQAYYLQGGFNKFQTEYSEHCETNVDSSSSPSSSPPTSVLGLGGLRISSDCSDGESDRELPSSATESDGSPVPSSQPAFPVQILPYLYLGCAKDSTNLDVLGKYGIKYILNVTPNLPNAFEHGGEFTYKQIPISDHWSQNLSQFFPEAISFIDEARSKKCGVLVHCLAGISRSVTVTVAYLMQKMNLSLNDAYDFVKRKKSNISPNFNFMGQLLDFERTLGLSSPCDNHAPSEQLYFSTPTNHNLFPLNTLEST